A single genomic interval of Leishmania panamensis strain MHOM/PA/94/PSC-1 chromosome 25 sequence harbors:
- a CDS encoding TATE-associated hypothetical protein (TriTrypDB/GeneDB-style sysID: LpmP.25.0010~partially sequenced ORF associated to TATE mobile elements), whose amino-acid sequence MRAGKTSNMELDAIYNAYLPKKRIVPSDTMVHLDWKRAQQLAAKVHRHGVVYFPIFIMKYWIAGLLEKGTRDPAEIQLSILDSAPSPIVEDKLRKHLNMVWPALRLVNKFSPRQERYSDDCGLYMSAVFFGAHLDIQIDHSHDMAKCMRRLLYAASKHHPPREYFLEKMRKILTNHPVSRKDFFYNEIEHKPWLKKTTVNREDTFHLGGGERRATKSTNPKRDSRRANQPKARAPKPPPRR is encoded by the coding sequence ATGCGCGCAGGTAAGACATCGAATATGGAACTCGATGCCATTTACAACGCATACCTTCCAAAGAAACGGATCGTTCCGTCGGACACGATGGTGCACCTTGATTGGAaacgcgcgcagcagctcgcggcAAAGGTGCACCGTCACGGCGTGGTGTATTTCCCCATCTTCATTATGAAGTACTGGATCGCAGGGCTTTTGGAGAAAGGGACGCGGGACCCAGCAGAAATACAGCTGAGCATCCTCGActccgcaccttctcccaTAGTAGAAGATAAGCTGCGGAAGCACTTAAATATGGTCTGGCCAGCTTTGCGTTTGGTGAATAAATTTTCACCACGTCAGGAACGCTATAGCGACGACTGCGGTTTGTATATGTCTGCCGTATTTTTCGGCGCTCATCTGGACATACAAATCGACCATAGCCACGACATGGCAAAGTGCATGCGGCGCCTGCTGTACGCGGCGTCGAAACACCACCCGCCACGTGAATATTTCCTCGAAAAAATGAGGAAAATTCTGACGAACCACCCGGTGTCACGGAAGGATTTCTTTTACAACGAAATCGAGCACAAGCCGTGGTTGAAGAAAACCACGGTGAACCGTGAAGACACTTTCCATTTGGGTGGAGGCGAGAGGCGCGCAACGAAATCCACGAACCCGAAACGGGATTCCAGGCGCGCAAACCAGCCAAAAGCACGTGCCCCAAagccacctcctcggcg
- a CDS encoding TATE-associated hypothetical protein (TriTrypDB/GeneDB-style sysID: LpmP.25.0011): MSDKQERLTEAELDRTLKVYLAHKATRSMAEIAKKQYMEGKTNTSEFLEMTAAMADSLWEKAGEKGAPSIDIKKEMMEAHNIFADKELQEVMDMEDKRKETRARLKAAKDPLEGYKSKVESAILAHQMSPMAAATATILLGLSGPESQELSADERIAEWLSIFVDETCSSRLLAYNVQVAESVAGGMRQWRKVLTRLDAPLVPETERLAHLNRITLEAALNEKQRIAKGIEGGGTHTTLPRDIFRTPPRDGSDLLEGGAPYAPIIGADGSQVAALDMSSFGALTEESQLRMQDTITHLMREQKPAPRVSNNTQGPRNYQNSGRGVGYRGNYRGMGGVNRHGNYRGGEAQEDFPSDSKKTNARRGHCRRFKGTHTPPNDYMRCCTIICKRSVGR, encoded by the coding sequence ATGTCCGACAAACAGGAACGCCTCACAGAGGCAGAGCTGGACAGGACACTAAAAGTTTACCTTGCGCACAAGGCAACCCGTTCCATGGCGGAAATTGCAAAGAAGCAATACATGGAGGGTAAAACGAACACAAGCGAGTTCCTGGAAATGACAGCGGCAATGGCGGACTCCTTGTGGGAAAAAGCCGGCGAAAAAGGAGCCCCATCAATAGACATCAAGAAAGAGATGATGGAGGCCCACAATATCTTCGCAGACAAGGAACTCCAAGAGGTGATGGACATGGAGGATAAGCGGAAAGAAACCCGGGCTAGACTTAAAGCGGCAAAGGACCCATTGGAGGGATATAAATCCAAGGTCGAATCGGCGATCCTGGCGCACCAGATGTCCCCAATGgccgcggcaacggcgacaaTTCTACTCGGTTTGTCCGGACCAGAGTCACAAGAATTGAGCGCCGATGAGAGAATTGCCGAATGGCTGTCCATTTTTGTCGATGAGACGTGCTCGTCGCGACTGCTTGCCTACAACGTGCAGGTCGCCGAATCCGTCGCAGGAGGGATGCGACAATGGCGTAAAGTGTTGACACGGTTGGACGCACCTCTCGTTCCGGAAACGGAACGACTTGCGCACCTTAACCGGATCACACTGGAGGCGGCACTGAACGAGAAACAGCGGATCGCAAAAGGGATCGAAGGAGgtggcacgcacacaacactCCCACGCGATATATTTCGGACACCGCCAAGAGACGGAAGCGATCTCCTGGAAGGCGGCGCGCCGTACGCACCCATCATCGGAGCAGATGGCTCGCAGGTCGCCGCCCTGGATATGAGCAGCTTCGGTGCCCTCACGGAAGAGTCCCAGTTAAGGATGCAGGATACCATTACGCATCTTATGAGGGAACAAAAACCGGCACCGCGAGTTTCGAATAATACTCAGGGACCCCGCAATTATCAGAACAGCGGGAGAGGTGTAGGATACCGGGGCAATTACCGAGGAATGGGCGGAGTTAATCGGCACGGTAACTAccgcggaggcgaagcgcaggAGGACTTTCCGTCCGATTCAAAAAAAACTAACGCCCGACGGGGCCACTGCCGACGTTTCAAAGGAACCCACACACCACCGAACGATTACATGCGGTGTTGCACGATCATTTGCAAAAGAAGTGTGGGGAGGTGA
- the LPG1 gene encoding beta galactofuranosyl transferase (TriTrypDB/GeneDB-style sysID: LpmP.25.0020): MVANRCTVNRRWIKTRVRVNLSILLFLVCYVVPIILFYKRTRAESFVDASRQGETFISDNEFFQCVAARLSYREDHPMRIPYVLLPVTMDYQDIKQLFCNITIPMTYIMFINNGEFRPLRSLLDRLAQALSTHVDKNLFIIHHPENTGYASAVNEGLRHALTFSVAEVPWIFVTNADVRFAPGLITEFVSQTREKTSNQTERIRHLDEEVAAESTTLKNVPDARFAFRSSTLPIITASSLPYRIRTMPPEEMKKQFADTYGIFYMDCKEFMATFALPRLTIATVGFFDENYYPIYGEDHDYVWRMAALGYKPYFSKPGEFVHYVNANVQAGGAARQRGVFKNTAYITQSLKFGRMSKQVFRHHYRHIKWFPDSKVLGSSTGRTPLPFRGSIPLDMWVLDTERRRYIWEIGENLRCAREYKHYNASLLRF; encoded by the coding sequence ATGGTGGCGAATCGCTGCACTGTCAACAGGCGGTGGATAAAGACCCGCGTGCGTGTGAACCTTTCCATTCTCCTCTTCCTAGTGTGTTATGTGGTGCCTATCATCCTTTTCTATAAGCGGACTCGCGCTGAAAGTTTCGTGGACGCCTCTCGTCAAGGTGAGACGTTTATTAGCGACAACGAGTTTTTCCAGTGCGTCGCGGCGCGGCTCTCTTACAGGGAAGATCACCCTATGCGAATCCCGTACGTCCTCCTACCGGTAACGATGGATTACCAAGACATCAAGCAACTCTTCTGCAACATTACGATCCCCATGACGTACATCATGTTTATCAACAATGGTGAATTTCGCCCCCTGCGCTCCCTCCTCGACCGCCTCGCCCAGGCCCTGAGCACCCATGTCGACAAGAATTTGTTCATCATACACCACCCGGAGAACACCGGGTACGCGTCCGCCGTGAACGAGGGCTTGCGGCACGCCCTCACTTTCTCAGTTGCCGAGGTGCCGTGGATCTTCGTCACGAACGCCGATGTACGGTTTGCGCCGGGTCTGATCACAGAATTTGTCTCGCAGACGAGGGAAAAGACATCCAACCAGACCGAACGTATTCGCCACCTCGACGAAGAGGTCGCTGCTGAATCCACGACCTTGAAGAACGTCCCAGACGCGCGCTTTGCTTTCCGCAGCTCCACCCTCCCAATCATCACGGCCTCTTCTTTGCCGTATCGTATTCGGACAATGCCGCCGGAGGAGATGAAGAAACAGTTTGCCGACACCTACGGCATATTTTACATGGACTGCAAGGAGTTTATGGCGACCTTTGCCTTGCCTCGCCTCACCATAGCAACCGTAGGGTTCTTTGACGAGAATTACTACCCCATCTACGGTGAAGATCACGACTACGTGTGGCGCATGGCTGCGCTGGGCTACAAACCGTATTTCTCAAAGCCGGGGGAATTTGTGCACTATGTAAACGCGAACGTTCAAGCCGGCGGTGCGGCCAGGCAACGCGGCGTCTTCAAAAATACCGCCTACATCACGCAGAGCCTCAAGTTTGGACGCATGAGCAAGCAGGTTTTTCGCCATCACTACCGCCACATCAAGTGGTTCCCTGATAGTAAAGTCCTTGGATCAAGTACCGGACGCACGCCCTTACCGTTTAGGGGAAGCATTCCGCTCGACATGTGGGTACTCGACACTGAGAGGCGGAGGTACATCTGGGAAATCGGCGAAAACCTCCGCTGCGCCCGCGAATACAAGCACTACAACGCGAGCCTCCTGCGCTTCTAA
- the ARD1 gene encoding n-terminal acetyltransferase complex ard1-like protein (TriTrypDB/GeneDB-style sysID: LpmP.25.0030) has protein sequence MTCYRSMTLSDTLQFNFVNLDQLTETYNTSFYGEYVTHWPEYQRMCVHPTTGIPMAYTLGKAEGQGEDYHGHVSAVSVAPTFRRVALGETLMIELAQVSELVHNAYFVDLFVRKTNQVAQDMYHRLGYIVYRRVLNYYHSDGPKGPFKNDEDALDMRLALSRDQERQRSSVIPLDRPIKPDELEWA, from the coding sequence ATGACGTGTTATCGCAGCATGACGCTGAGCGACACGCTGCAGTTTAATTTTGTGAATTTGGACCAGCTAACGGAGACTTACAACACATCCTTCTATGGCGAGTATGTGACGCACTGGCCCGAGTACCAACGCATGTGCGTACACCCCACCACTGGCATTCCAATGGCCTACACGCTCGGCAAGGCGGAGGGACAGGGCGAGGATTATCACGGACACGTATCCGCTGTGTCTGTGGCGCCAACATTTCGGCGTGTTGCCCTCGGTGAGACACTCATGATTGAGCTGGCTCAGGTAAGCGAGCTTGTGCACAACGCCTACTTTGTCGACCTCTTCGTCCGAAAGACTAACCAGGTGGCGCAGGACATGTACCACCGGCTGGGGTATATCGTGTACCGACGGGTACTCAACTACTACCACAGTGATGGCCCTAAGGGCCCGTTCAAGAATGACGAGGACGCGCTGGACATGCGCCTCGCCCTCTCGCGTGACCAGGAGCGCCAAAGGAGTAGCGTCATTCCGCTAGATCGGCCCATCAAGCCGGACGAGCTGGAGTGGGCGTGA
- a CDS encoding hypothetical protein (TriTrypDB/GeneDB-style sysID: LpmP.25.0040), protein MQEARSDEVCHRTQPEARVLPDPLSILLVGEGNLSFTYALVKRLSSSAAVRRATRSDLTDGVRRRDTVVEVTATTFDSAADLPRKYPEAGRYLTYFAAKQRVRVRYFGGVNATSLSSVTAALRDSPSHLLIFNNPHIGFEDLYRQRSLLSHFFRSARDLHIEVPTVDYPQEVVVTLCDDQAQRWDLLGCAARSGYLCVAAVPLRSVDFPEYTNRRHQSAAAFPFRIMVQYYFVAPQVALHEELCGLSAELMLWEQERRSRAEDGLPCRYTCVEWLRVAKRCFGLCSEARAGEAQLSDAAASSACVSSSGAFSVNITGCSAEQPLPLLHPTLVDRVVGATVMAPGFAQPSVSQAGAFMPYLPRSTWVSLYRAQRLAERQPRSPSAIPAPRNVPPLPPHLDALSLGRELTSRESKKLDRYLCGYGPAMKASADQRRQAATETPCSWGCDKCRPPRIFETEDDLRQHHAAKHLLATQLAPTLYARVQEQIETPMQRLEDALNDMHLRQSVDQGYCDVCDLQFKSIDAYEEHLRYLAPLPVDDVANLVCDVCQPAKCFTDRRALVQHQATKHSLVD, encoded by the coding sequence ATGCAAGAGGCCAGAAGTGACGAGGTGTGCCATAGGACCCAGCCGGAGGCACGTGTGCTGCCAGATCCTCTCTCTATTCTGCTCGTTGGCGAGGGAAATTTGAGTTTCACGTATGCGCTTGTCAAGCGACTTTCCAGCAGCGCGGCTGTCCGGCGTGCGACGCGCAGCGATCTCACAGATGGCGTGCGGCGACGCGACACTGTAGTGGAGGTGACTGCGACCACCTTCGACTCTGCAGCGGACCTTCCGCGCAAGTACCCCGAGGCAGGGCGGTATCTGACGTACTTtgcggcgaagcagcgcgtgcgtgtccGCTATTTTGGCGGTGTGAACGCGACGTCGCTGTCATCTGTTACTGCCGCGCTGCGAgattccccctcccacctTCTTATCTTCAATAATCCCCACATTGGATTCGAGGATCTGTACCGCCAGCGttccctcctctcgcacTTCTTCCGCAGCGCACGCGACCTGCACATCGAAGTCCCCACAGTGGACTACCCTCAGGAGGTTGTGGTGACCCTCTGCGACGACcaggcgcagcggtgggaCTTGCTGGGGTGCGCGGCGCGGAGCGGCTACCTCTGCGTCGCGGCGGTACCCCTGCGCTCCGTTGACTTTCCCGAATACACGAACCGCCGTCATCagagcgccgctgctttcCCGTTTCGCATCATGGTGCAGTACTACTTTGTTGCCCCCCAGGTTGCGCTGCATGAGGAGCTATGCGGCCTCTCCGCGGAACTGATGCTGTGGGAGCAAGAGCGCCGCTCACGCGCCGAGGATGGGTTGCCGTGTAGGTACACCTGCGTGGAGTGGTTGCGTGTGGCAAAGCGGTGCTTCGGCCTTTGTTCCGAAGCTCGTGCTGGGGAAGCTCAACTCAGCGACGCGGCCGCCAGCAGTGCGTGCGTCTCGAGCAGTGGCGCCTTCTCGGTCAACATAACCGGATGTTCAGCAGAGcagcctctgccgctgctccacccGACGCTCGTGGACCGCGTGGTGGGTGCTACAGTGATGGCTCCTGGCTTTGCCCAGCCGTCGGTGAGCCAGGCAGGGGCGTTCATGCCGTACCTGCCCCGCTCTACGTGGGTCAGTCTTTACCGCGCGCAGCGCTTGGCGGAGAGGCAGCCACGCTCTCCGTCTGCTATTCCGGCACCAAGAAACgttcctccgctgccgccacaccTTGATGCGTTGAGCCTCGGTCGCGAACTCACCTCgcgagagagcaagaagCTCGACCGCTACCTCTGTGGTTACGGCCCTGCGATGAAGGCAAGCGCTGATCAGCGCCGGCAAGCGGCGACGGAGACGCCCTGTTCATGGGGCTGTGACAAATGCCGGCCCCCTCGCATTTTTGAGACGGAAGACGATCTGCGTCAGCACCATGCCGCGAAGCACTTGCTTGCCACTCAGCTGGCGCCGACGCTGTACGCACGTGTGCAGGAACAGATTGAGACCCCCATGCAGCGATTGGAGGATGCTCTGAATGACATGCACTTACGGCAGAGCGTCGACCAGGGGTACTGCGACGTGTGCGACTTGCAGTTTAAGAGCATCGATGCTTACGAGGAGCACCTCCGGTACTTAGCTCCTCTTCCGGTCGACGATGTGGCGAATTTGGTGTGCGATGTGTGTCAGCCAGCGAAGTGTTTTACCGATCGCCGCGCACTCGTGCAGCACCAGGCCACCAAGCACTCGTTGGTGGACTGA